From Nitrobacter sp. NHB1, a single genomic window includes:
- a CDS encoding HD-GYP domain-containing protein, which yields MTTLTTGSHARRRLLLASDRSDRSDDLGAILQRVGDVDTTLTSEIPDTPAGRFAGIVVDINLRSAESVLRVRDKLCAEAYRSVPRLFVLADALHHGSMQAWALGATDTISRPFDAQAILQRIRSAFPGDDGRDAAASTKALNRGIAAAHAVLVKIFERLPAGVPLAFSDVLEVEGEILRAIKRSSLRDWLAAVGRHHDHSYRHCLFVTGFAAAFAQRLGMREDDQRRLARAALLHDVGKAFIPVAILDKPGKLSNEEKNEIRRHPRLGYEALLKQGGFPPEMLDVVLHHHEFLDGSGYPDGLRGDQISDIVRLITIVDIHAALVEKRAYRLPFTHAKSFAMMEEMGDKLDQHLLQAFRPVALGC from the coding sequence ATGACGACGCTCACAACCGGATCGCACGCAAGACGCCGCCTGCTGCTGGCGTCTGACCGGAGCGATCGAAGCGACGACCTCGGGGCGATTTTGCAACGCGTCGGCGACGTCGATACCACCTTGACGTCCGAGATTCCGGACACTCCGGCGGGCCGGTTTGCCGGCATCGTCGTCGACATCAATTTGCGTTCGGCCGAAAGCGTATTGCGGGTGCGCGACAAGCTGTGCGCCGAGGCCTATCGATCGGTGCCACGGCTGTTCGTTCTTGCGGATGCGCTTCACCACGGGTCGATGCAGGCGTGGGCGCTCGGCGCCACCGACACGATTTCGCGTCCATTCGACGCGCAAGCCATCCTGCAACGTATCCGCTCCGCATTCCCCGGAGACGACGGCCGTGACGCTGCGGCAAGCACCAAGGCTCTGAACCGGGGCATTGCCGCGGCTCATGCCGTGCTGGTGAAGATATTCGAGCGGCTTCCGGCCGGAGTTCCACTCGCATTCAGCGACGTGCTGGAGGTTGAGGGCGAGATTCTGAGGGCTATCAAGCGTTCCTCGTTGCGTGACTGGCTGGCCGCCGTCGGCCGCCATCACGACCACAGTTATCGCCACTGCCTTTTTGTCACAGGCTTCGCCGCCGCGTTTGCGCAGCGTCTCGGGATGCGCGAGGACGATCAGCGCCGGCTGGCGCGCGCCGCCTTGTTGCATGATGTGGGCAAGGCTTTCATCCCCGTTGCGATCCTCGACAAGCCGGGCAAGCTCAGCAACGAGGAGAAGAACGAAATTCGCCGGCATCCGCGCCTCGGCTATGAGGCCTTGCTGAAGCAGGGCGGCTTCCCGCCCGAGATGCTCGATGTCGTCCTGCACCATCATGAGTTCCTCGATGGCTCGGGATATCCCGATGGTCTGCGCGGCGATCAGATCAGCGACATCGTGCGCTTGATCACGATCGTGGACATTCATGCGGCGCTGGTCGAGAAGCGGGCCTATCGCCTCCCGTTCACGCACGCCAAGTCCTTCGCGATGATGGAAGAAATGGGCGACAAGCTCGATCAGCACTTGCTGCAGGCCTTCCGCCCGGTGGCGCTGGGCTGTTGA
- the dnaA gene encoding chromosomal replication initiator protein DnaA, which produces MSDIEQERWSRVKGRLRSTVGEDIYSSWFARMDLESVHGESVRLSVPTRFLKSWIQAHYAERVLACWQAELPDVHRIDLLVRSAMRCAAPVKEAPAADPRRPEHGDGRASAELKMVATAPASANHDALGGSPLDPRLTFASFVTGRSNTLAHAAARQVAEGRRGDSIMFNPLYIHAGVGLGKTHLLQAVTWAGNAGTERKVLYLTAEKFMYGFVAALKSQTALAFKEALRGIDVLVIDDLQFLQGKSTQAEFCHTLNALIDAGRQVVVAADRPPSDLESLDDRVRSRLAGGLVVEMGSLGEELRLGILKSRIDVARAHHASFDVPEPVLDYLAKAITHNGRDLEGAINRLLAHSKLNAQPVTLEMAEREVRDLIRPQEPRRIKIEDIQRVVARQYNVSRSDLLSSRRTANVVRPRQVAMYLAKTLTLRSLPEIGRRFGGRDHTTVLHAVRKIEALVSKDATLSDEVELLKRQLQE; this is translated from the coding sequence ATGTCAGACATAGAACAGGAACGCTGGTCGCGGGTGAAGGGCCGGTTGCGCTCGACCGTCGGGGAGGACATCTATTCGAGCTGGTTTGCGAGAATGGATCTGGAGAGCGTCCATGGGGAGAGCGTCCGCCTGTCGGTTCCGACCCGGTTCCTGAAGAGCTGGATTCAGGCGCATTATGCCGAGCGGGTGCTTGCCTGCTGGCAGGCCGAACTGCCGGACGTTCACCGGATCGACCTCTTGGTGCGGTCGGCCATGCGCTGCGCCGCGCCCGTCAAGGAAGCGCCCGCGGCCGATCCGCGGCGTCCCGAGCATGGCGACGGCCGAGCCAGCGCCGAATTGAAGATGGTCGCGACCGCGCCGGCGTCCGCGAACCACGACGCGCTGGGCGGTTCGCCGCTCGATCCGCGGCTGACGTTCGCAAGCTTCGTCACCGGTCGCTCCAACACACTTGCGCACGCGGCGGCGCGTCAGGTGGCCGAGGGCCGGCGCGGCGACAGCATCATGTTCAATCCGCTTTACATCCATGCCGGCGTCGGCCTCGGCAAAACCCATCTGCTGCAAGCCGTCACCTGGGCCGGCAACGCCGGAACCGAGCGCAAGGTGCTCTATCTGACCGCCGAGAAGTTCATGTACGGCTTCGTCGCCGCGCTCAAATCGCAGACGGCGCTGGCCTTCAAGGAAGCGCTCCGCGGCATCGACGTTCTGGTCATCGACGACTTGCAATTCCTGCAAGGCAAATCGACGCAGGCCGAATTCTGCCACACGCTGAACGCGCTGATCGATGCCGGCCGCCAGGTGGTGGTCGCCGCCGACCGGCCGCCGTCCGACCTGGAAAGCCTCGACGATCGCGTGCGCTCCCGACTCGCCGGCGGCCTCGTGGTCGAGATGGGCTCGCTCGGCGAAGAGCTTCGGCTCGGCATCCTGAAATCGCGCATCGACGTCGCGCGGGCGCACCATGCGAGTTTCGACGTGCCGGAGCCGGTGCTGGATTATCTGGCGAAGGCGATCACGCATAACGGACGCGACCTCGAAGGCGCGATCAACCGGCTACTGGCGCACAGCAAGCTCAACGCCCAGCCGGTCACCCTGGAGATGGCGGAGCGCGAGGTCCGCGACCTGATCCGTCCGCAGGAGCCCAGGCGCATCAAGATCGAGGACATCCAGCGGGTGGTCGCCCGGCAATACAATGTGAGTCGCTCCGACCTTCTGTCCTCGCGCCGGACCGCCAACGTGGTGCGGCCGCGGCAGGTGGCGATGTATCTGGCGAAGACGCTGACGCTGCGTTCGCTGCCCGAGATCGGCCGCCGGTTCGGAGGCCGCGATCATACCACCGTGCTGCACGCCGTGCGCAAGATCGAGGCGCTGGTATCGAAGGACGCCACCCTCTCGGACGAGGTCGAGTTGCTGAAACGTCAGCTTCAGGAATAG
- a CDS encoding polysaccharide biosynthesis/export family protein, which translates to MQLARAFAMSTVAALTALALSGCMRHPAPVAMVRPHNDLDALAYGGRLAVAPPPASRRDTRIRAARAAAVAPVVYAAAPPPVARDPAYRLDAGDRLRIVVYGQEGLTNSYLVDAGGSITMPLIGAVTARGRTPAELSAAIAARLRNGYIRQPYVAAEVEAYRPFFILGEVAAPGQYPFVPNMTVESAVAIAGGFSPRAKRDRVTVTHTDARGTVRLVVSTATLLSPGDTILVGERWF; encoded by the coding sequence GTGCAACTCGCGCGTGCGTTTGCAATGTCGACGGTGGCCGCGCTGACCGCGCTGGCGCTGTCGGGGTGCATGCGGCACCCGGCGCCGGTGGCGATGGTGCGCCCGCATAACGATCTCGATGCGCTGGCCTATGGCGGGCGGCTGGCCGTTGCGCCGCCGCCGGCCTCCCGCCGCGACACACGGATTCGAGCGGCCCGCGCCGCCGCGGTCGCGCCCGTTGTCTACGCCGCGGCTCCGCCGCCCGTCGCGCGCGATCCCGCCTACCGCCTCGATGCCGGCGACCGGCTGCGCATCGTGGTCTATGGCCAGGAAGGCCTCACCAACAGCTATCTGGTCGATGCCGGCGGCAGCATCACCATGCCCTTGATCGGCGCCGTCACCGCGCGCGGCCGCACGCCCGCCGAACTGTCCGCGGCGATCGCCGCGCGGCTGCGCAATGGCTACATCCGCCAGCCCTATGTCGCCGCCGAAGTGGAGGCCTACCGGCCGTTCTTCATTCTCGGCGAGGTCGCGGCCCCCGGCCAGTATCCGTTCGTGCCCAACATGACCGTTGAGAGCGCAGTCGCCATCGCCGGCGGCTTCTCGCCCCGCGCCAAGCGCGACCGCGTCACCGTCACCCACACCGATGCCCGCGGCACCGTCCGTCTCGTCGTGTCCACCGCAACTCTGCTCAGCCCCGGCGACACCATCCTCGTCGGCGAACGCTGGTTCTGA
- the rpsT gene encoding 30S ribosomal protein S20: protein MANTHSAKKATRKIARRTAVNKSRRTLMRGSVRIVEEAIAKGDRDAAIQAMKHAEPELMRAGQQNIVHKNSASRKVSRLTHRIAKLAK from the coding sequence ATGGCCAATACGCACTCCGCCAAGAAAGCGACCCGCAAGATTGCCCGCCGCACCGCCGTCAACAAGTCGCGGCGGACCCTGATGCGTGGCTCGGTCCGGATCGTCGAGGAAGCGATCGCAAAGGGCGATCGTGACGCCGCAATCCAGGCGATGAAGCATGCAGAGCCGGAATTGATGCGGGCTGGCCAGCAAAATATCGTTCACAAGAACAGTGCGAGCCGCAAGGTTTCGCGGCTGACGCATCGAATCGCCAAGCTCGCGAAATAA
- a CDS encoding IS5 family transposase (programmed frameshift), with amino-acid sequence MTDLFLLSEAQMRRIEPYFPLSHGIARVDDRRVISGIIFVIRNGLRWRDAPREYGPHKTIYNRFVRWSRLGVFNKIFAELARKAGKPSRLMIDATHLKAHRTAASLFKKGLFPRRIGRTKGGLNSKLHAVCDGQGRPVILLLSEGQMSDYKGAALMLDALPPARQLLGDKGYDADWFRQALAARGITACIPSKSNRKTPIEHDRVLYRQRHKIENMFGRLKDWRRIHTRYDRCAHTFLSAICIAAAVIFWL; translated from the exons ATGACTGATTTGTTTTTGCTGTCAGAGGCGCAGATGCGCCGGATCGAACCGTATTTTCCGTTATCGCACGGGATCGCGAGGGTCGATGACCGGCGGGTGATCAGCGGCATCATCTTCGTCATCAGAAACGGGCTGCGCTGGCGCGATGCGCCGCGCGAGTATGGCCCGCACAAGACCATCTACAATCGGTTCGTGCGCTGGAGCCGGCTCGGCGTGTTCAATAAAATCTTCGCCGAACTGGCCCGCAAGGCCGGCAAACCATCCCGGTTGATGATCGATGCCACGCATTTAAAGGCGCATCGCACCGCTGCGAGCCTTTTTAAAAAGGGCCTGT TTCCCAGGCGTATCGGGCGCACCAAGGGCGGCCTGAACTCGAAGCTGCACGCCGTATGCGATGGTCAGGGACGTCCCGTCATCCTGCTGCTCAGCGAAGGCCAGATGAGCGATTACAAGGGCGCTGCATTGATGCTCGATGCGTTACCGCCCGCTAGGCAGTTGCTCGGCGACAAGGGCTACGACGCCGACTGGTTCCGCCAGGCGCTTGCCGCGCGCGGCATCACGGCATGCATTCCGTCGAAGTCCAATCGCAAGACGCCGATCGAGCATGATCGTGTGCTCTATCGCCAGCGCCACAAGATCGAGAACATGTTCGGCAGGCTGAAGGACTGGCGGCGCATCCATACACGCTACGACCGATGCGCCCATACCTTCTTGTCAGCTATCTGCATCGCAGCCGCCGTCATCTTTTGGCTCTGA